The following proteins are encoded in a genomic region of Spirosoma sp. SC4-14:
- a CDS encoding MFS transporter, translated as MFRKRLILIIASISVFFEALDIAIVNLTMPMIQHTFELTTNQVQWLQTLYVLLYGGLLILGGRLADTFGRKRTFLIASSLFLLTSFGAGLAGSFGWLVGFRSLQGVAAALLMPSAISIVTNTFTDTASRSRAIGIVSAFAAIGSGSGLSVGGLVASEYGWQWVFFMNVPVILLTLLLGYRYIPADEPQHESIPDISLGLLLSITITALSYLVHELGQWHTKFIELTLLALLIAGGIVLFVKRNARQAEPLVNFTILKPSLPSVGVFVCLGASFTGYLFLISLLLQSDQHKSAMQAGILLFPFSILSAITGKVLLPILLKRFTIVQIALMGMASLTISALLLLYHIQSVPGNQLPLLLSMACANGIGIALAYSGLTVLSMQQIDEAYHGLASGVATTAYFFGGGLGLSGLSLFLGNDASTDLIVGTKPLSVLAIYAGVGVLILIIYAIRAGKVRRSPVLQTEQQ; from the coding sequence GTGTTTCGCAAACGACTTATTCTGATAATTGCCTCTATTAGCGTGTTTTTTGAAGCCCTCGACATTGCCATTGTTAACCTAACGATGCCCATGATTCAGCATACGTTTGAGTTGACAACCAATCAGGTTCAATGGCTTCAGACGCTGTATGTGCTCTTATATGGTGGCCTTCTGATTTTGGGTGGACGGCTCGCCGATACGTTTGGTCGTAAACGCACTTTCTTAATAGCCTCTTCTCTGTTTCTGCTGACATCGTTCGGCGCTGGCCTGGCCGGTTCGTTTGGCTGGCTGGTAGGCTTTCGGAGTCTACAGGGAGTGGCAGCGGCTTTATTGATGCCTTCGGCCATTTCGATTGTCACGAATACCTTCACCGACACGGCCAGCCGTAGCCGAGCCATTGGCATTGTCAGTGCTTTTGCGGCCATTGGCTCCGGAAGCGGGCTATCGGTAGGCGGGCTGGTTGCCAGTGAATATGGCTGGCAGTGGGTATTTTTCATGAATGTCCCCGTTATTTTACTAACGCTGTTGCTTGGATACCGCTACATTCCGGCTGATGAACCACAGCACGAATCGATACCCGACATTAGCCTGGGGCTGCTTCTTTCAATAACCATCACGGCACTCTCCTATCTGGTTCATGAGTTAGGGCAATGGCACACAAAATTCATAGAATTAACCCTGTTGGCTCTTTTGATAGCAGGCGGAATCGTATTGTTCGTAAAACGAAATGCCCGACAGGCTGAGCCTCTTGTCAATTTTACCATCCTGAAACCGTCGTTGCCTTCTGTTGGTGTCTTTGTTTGTCTGGGGGCGTCCTTCACCGGCTATCTGTTCCTGATTTCATTGCTACTCCAAAGTGATCAACACAAAAGTGCCATGCAGGCCGGTATACTATTGTTCCCGTTTAGCATTTTATCGGCCATTACGGGCAAAGTACTCTTACCAATTCTGTTGAAACGTTTTACTATTGTGCAGATAGCCCTGATGGGTATGGCCTCGCTAACGATCAGTGCACTGCTTCTGCTTTATCATATCCAGTCAGTCCCCGGCAATCAGCTCCCCTTGCTGCTATCGATGGCCTGCGCTAACGGAATAGGCATTGCTTTAGCCTACTCGGGTCTGACGGTGCTCTCCATGCAACAGATCGACGAAGCGTATCACGGGCTGGCATCGGGTGTAGCCACAACCGCTTATTTTTTTGGGGGCGGATTAGGCTTATCGGGTTTGTCACTGTTTCTTGGCAATGATGCCAGCACTGATTTAATTGTTGGCACAAAACCGCTTTCAGTGCTGGCAATTTATGCCGGTGTAGGTGTGCTGATTCTGATCATATATGCTATTCGCGCTGGAAAAGTTCGGCGATCGCCCGTGTTACAAACGGAGCAGCAGTAG
- a CDS encoding bifunctional UDP-N-acetylmuramoyl-tripeptide:D-alanyl-D-alanine ligase/alanine racemase, translating to MTTEQLQLTNFQWITDSRLVGDNATGAQTGNSVFFAIQGEHHDGHEFIGELYRKGIRYFVVERSALTPDRRAEFLDYPDAHFVEVESSLQTIQLLAADHRRQFRIPVVGITGSNGKTIVKEWLAQLLTDDFVIAKSPKSYNSQLGVPLSVHELNESHTLGIFEAGISRLHEMQALETIVRPTIGIFTTIGTAHDEGFRTRKQKIAEKLRLFIHADTLVYCSDHTEIDEEVNLLLKAVNTDMRFVNWSLTGRKAVYQAELQQDQLTLTGPAGTLTVQLPFADPASVEDLIHCIVTMLTLRAYDAETLQTRLNRLRPVSMRLELKEGINNSVLIDDSYNNDVAGLQLALSFLSQQSTRDHRMVILSDVLQSGQPEGELYEQVAGMMRANSIDQFIGIGPVISRNRHFFADTSLFFETTDEFLTTFSASRVHSSDILVKGARPFSFERIVNRLQRKVHGTVLEINLDALTHNLNYYREKVGSEIKLMVMVKAFAYGSGSAEVAQLLQFHRVDYLAVAYADEGVSLRQQGIDLPIMVMNPSPETFPTLLDYQLEPEIYSMRLLREWGHFVAGINAGMAGNGDGRVLSIALPAIPATKCHLKIDTGMHRLGFLEHEIPAVVDYLRSQPELQVATVFTHLVGADEAQFNAFSKQQYETFLRATATLEAGLGYQPLRHVLNSAGIVRFPEFRLDMVRLGIGLYGVESSQIDKNAVRPVGTLHTVISQIKTVPAGESIGYSRRGVLNHEARIATLAIGYADGYDRRLGNGVGHVWVNGTRCPTVGNICMDMTMIDVTQATAAEGDDVIIFGNDIPITELAQQIGSIPYEILTGVSERVKRVFFKEGN from the coding sequence ATGACAACGGAGCAACTTCAATTAACTAATTTTCAGTGGATTACCGATTCGAGGCTGGTGGGCGACAACGCCACTGGTGCCCAAACGGGTAATTCGGTGTTTTTTGCGATTCAGGGCGAACATCACGATGGCCATGAATTTATTGGCGAGTTATATCGCAAAGGCATCCGGTATTTTGTGGTAGAACGGTCGGCACTAACGCCCGACCGTCGGGCCGAATTTCTGGATTATCCCGATGCGCATTTTGTGGAGGTCGAAAGCAGTTTACAAACCATACAACTGTTGGCGGCCGATCATCGCAGGCAGTTTCGCATACCTGTTGTTGGCATTACGGGCAGCAATGGTAAAACCATTGTGAAAGAATGGCTGGCGCAATTACTGACCGACGATTTTGTGATTGCCAAAAGCCCCAAAAGTTATAACTCCCAGTTAGGAGTACCGTTGTCGGTTCATGAACTTAATGAGAGCCATACACTGGGAATCTTCGAGGCAGGCATCTCCCGTTTGCATGAGATGCAGGCATTGGAAACCATCGTTCGCCCTACCATTGGTATTTTTACCACCATCGGTACGGCTCATGATGAGGGCTTTCGGACCCGAAAACAAAAGATTGCCGAAAAATTACGGCTTTTTATTCATGCCGACACACTCGTGTACTGCAGCGACCACACCGAAATTGATGAAGAAGTTAACCTGTTGCTCAAAGCGGTCAATACCGATATGCGGTTTGTGAACTGGTCGCTAACCGGGCGCAAAGCAGTTTATCAGGCCGAACTACAGCAGGATCAGCTTACGTTGACAGGACCAGCCGGTACGCTCACAGTGCAGTTGCCATTCGCCGATCCGGCTTCGGTCGAAGATCTTATTCATTGTATTGTTACCATGCTGACGCTTCGGGCTTATGACGCCGAAACGCTACAGACACGCTTGAACCGGTTGCGACCTGTTTCGATGCGGCTGGAACTGAAGGAAGGTATCAACAACTCGGTGCTGATTGATGATTCGTATAACAACGATGTAGCGGGTTTACAACTGGCACTCAGTTTTTTAAGCCAGCAAAGCACCCGCGATCATCGAATGGTCATTCTGTCGGATGTGTTGCAGTCGGGTCAGCCGGAAGGTGAACTCTATGAGCAGGTTGCCGGTATGATGCGCGCCAATAGTATCGACCAGTTTATTGGGATTGGCCCTGTCATCAGCCGGAATAGGCATTTTTTTGCCGATACTAGTTTGTTTTTCGAGACTACAGATGAGTTTTTAACGACATTCTCAGCCAGTCGTGTGCATAGTAGCGATATACTGGTAAAAGGTGCCCGTCCTTTTTCGTTTGAGCGAATCGTAAACCGGCTGCAACGAAAAGTGCATGGTACTGTTCTTGAAATCAATCTTGATGCGCTGACGCATAATTTGAACTATTACCGGGAAAAAGTTGGGTCTGAAATCAAACTGATGGTCATGGTGAAAGCCTTTGCCTACGGTAGTGGGAGTGCCGAGGTAGCTCAGTTGCTGCAATTTCACCGGGTCGATTATCTGGCTGTGGCCTATGCCGATGAGGGCGTTTCGCTTCGGCAGCAGGGTATCGATTTGCCCATTATGGTCATGAACCCGTCTCCCGAAACGTTTCCTACTCTGCTCGACTATCAGCTTGAGCCCGAAATCTATAGTATGAGGCTTCTGCGCGAGTGGGGGCACTTTGTGGCGGGGATTAATGCGGGGATGGCGGGGAACGGGGATGGCCGGGTTTTGTCCATTGCTCTCCCTGCCATCCCCGCTACGAAGTGCCACCTCAAAATCGATACGGGTATGCATCGGCTGGGTTTTCTGGAACATGAGATTCCTGCTGTTGTAGACTATCTGAGAAGCCAGCCTGAGCTTCAGGTAGCAACGGTATTTACCCATTTGGTGGGAGCCGATGAAGCTCAGTTCAATGCGTTTTCGAAACAGCAATATGAAACCTTTCTGCGGGCAACGGCAACACTGGAGGCTGGCCTGGGCTACCAGCCTTTGCGCCATGTGCTGAACTCGGCGGGTATTGTTCGCTTTCCTGAATTTCGACTCGATATGGTGCGTTTAGGGATTGGTCTTTATGGAGTTGAGTCGAGCCAGATTGATAAAAATGCCGTTCGGCCCGTGGGTACGCTCCATACGGTTATCAGCCAGATCAAAACCGTTCCGGCAGGAGAATCAATTGGGTACAGCCGTCGGGGGGTGCTCAACCATGAAGCCCGCATAGCAACATTGGCCATTGGTTATGCCGATGGATACGACCGTCGGCTCGGAAATGGGGTTGGCCATGTATGGGTAAACGGAACCCGTTGCCCAACAGTGGGGAATATTTGCATGGATATGACCATGATCGATGTGACACAGGCAACGGCCGCCGAAGGGGATGATGTCATTATTTTCGGTAATGACATCCCAATTACTGAACTGGCGCAGCAGATCGGTAGTATTCCGTATGAGATTTTGACCGGGGTTAGCGAGCGCGTAAAGCGGGTGTTTTTTAAGGAAGGGAACTAA
- the corA gene encoding magnesium/cobalt transporter CorA, with product MSKHRRYRSAEKTFGTSPGTLTYVGEEIEHATQIKFIEYNEREYHVNDKARLSTCQLPASGTPFVNWVDVDGIHEPKVVSAIGQQYHLHPLLLEDVMNTEQKPKIELYDDTIVYVTLKMLHHSRQRQEIDVEHVSLVLGQHFLISFQEERTKDIFEPVIERIKASAGKTRRNGADYLLYALMDVIVDHYFLITERIGEKMDELEEHIVNERANQQTLASLYTLKRELAFIRRTVYPLRDVIGVLLREESVIIQHSTLPYLRDLADHVNQIVETLDSYRELISGLMDVYYSIVSNRMNSVMKTLTIVSAIFIPLTFIAGIYGMNFDNMPELHTKTGYFWVMFTMLLIAIGEVIYFKRRGWM from the coding sequence ATGTCGAAACACCGACGCTATCGTTCGGCCGAGAAAACATTTGGAACCTCGCCCGGTACGCTTACCTACGTAGGGGAGGAAATAGAACACGCTACCCAGATAAAATTCATCGAGTATAACGAGCGGGAATATCACGTGAACGATAAAGCCCGGTTGAGTACTTGCCAGTTGCCTGCTTCGGGTACTCCCTTTGTCAATTGGGTCGATGTCGATGGAATTCATGAGCCGAAAGTGGTATCGGCCATTGGGCAGCAATATCATCTGCATCCGTTGCTGCTCGAAGATGTCATGAACACCGAGCAGAAACCCAAGATTGAGTTATATGACGACACTATCGTGTATGTAACGCTCAAAATGCTGCATCATAGCCGCCAGCGGCAGGAAATTGATGTGGAGCACGTAAGTCTGGTGCTGGGGCAGCATTTTCTGATTTCGTTTCAGGAAGAGCGAACCAAAGACATTTTTGAGCCGGTTATTGAGCGCATCAAAGCATCGGCCGGAAAAACCCGGCGCAACGGAGCCGACTATCTGCTCTATGCGCTGATGGATGTGATTGTTGACCATTATTTTTTGATTACGGAACGAATTGGCGAAAAAATGGACGAGCTCGAAGAGCACATCGTTAATGAGCGGGCCAACCAGCAAACACTGGCATCACTGTATACTTTGAAGCGCGAACTAGCCTTTATCCGCCGAACGGTTTATCCACTTCGCGATGTGATTGGGGTGCTGCTTCGCGAAGAATCGGTTATTATTCAGCATAGTACATTGCCCTATCTGCGCGACCTGGCCGATCACGTGAACCAGATTGTGGAAACGCTCGATTCCTACCGCGAACTTATTTCGGGACTGATGGATGTGTATTATTCCATCGTCAGCAATCGCATGAACTCGGTCATGAAAACCCTCACCATTGTTTCGGCCATTTTTATCCCGCTAACGTTTATTGCCGGAATTTATGGAATGAACTTCGATAACATGCCTGAACTTCACACGAAAACCGGGTACTTTTGGGTCATGTTTACGATGCTTCTCATTGCCATTGGCGAGGTAATTTATTTTAAGCGTCGGGGCTGGATGTAG
- a CDS encoding GntR family transcriptional regulator gives MLANYPSDTYHRRHSYGFPDVYTSSSTPLYRLQFDPKDKTPKYKQIVQSVITDIERGVLKNKEQLPSISELSTEYYLARDTVEKAYRELREKGYITSVQGKGYYVQTQTASKLKILLIFNKLSSYKKIVYYAFLKALGDKATVDLQIHHYSAYHFQEIVEKTLGKYNYYVVMPHFTQDLDKADYRQVLERIPASELVLLDKDVLGLPTPRLCVHQSFDKDICEALENARDLLNKYRRMVLILPSDGNYPIEIAHGFRSFCINFNKEFAIKEHATNELLEAATAYLVVEETDLSELIKKVRQSTYTLGREIGIISFNETTLKELLNITVVTTDFEAMGITAASLLLDRQQIKVKNPFYMIRRESL, from the coding sequence ATGCTGGCGAACTATCCTTCTGACACCTACCATCGGCGTCATAGCTATGGATTTCCTGATGTTTACACTAGCTCGTCAACTCCTCTTTACCGGCTTCAGTTCGATCCGAAAGACAAAACACCCAAGTATAAGCAGATTGTGCAGTCGGTTATAACCGATATTGAGCGGGGCGTTCTGAAAAACAAGGAGCAATTGCCGTCTATCAGTGAGTTGAGTACTGAATACTATCTGGCTCGCGATACGGTCGAAAAAGCCTACCGGGAACTGCGCGAGAAAGGCTATATCACATCCGTACAGGGGAAAGGGTATTATGTACAGACGCAGACGGCGTCGAAACTCAAAATTCTGCTGATTTTCAATAAGCTTAGTTCCTACAAAAAGATTGTTTACTATGCGTTTCTGAAAGCGCTGGGCGATAAGGCAACCGTCGATTTGCAGATTCATCACTACAGCGCCTATCATTTTCAGGAGATTGTCGAAAAAACCCTGGGCAAATACAACTACTACGTTGTGATGCCGCATTTCACGCAGGATCTCGACAAAGCCGACTACCGGCAGGTTCTCGAACGTATTCCGGCCAGCGAACTTGTGCTGCTGGATAAGGATGTGCTGGGCCTGCCAACTCCTCGTTTATGTGTTCACCAAAGCTTCGACAAAGACATTTGCGAAGCACTGGAAAACGCACGGGATTTATTAAACAAATACCGCCGAATGGTGCTCATTCTGCCCAGCGACGGTAACTATCCGATCGAAATTGCACACGGTTTCCGATCCTTTTGCATTAATTTCAATAAAGAGTTCGCCATCAAAGAACATGCTACCAACGAACTGCTCGAAGCAGCTACGGCCTATCTGGTTGTGGAAGAAACCGACCTGTCGGAACTGATCAAGAAAGTCAGGCAGTCGACCTATACACTGGGCCGGGAAATTGGCATTATCTCCTTCAATGAAACGACTCTCAAGGAATTACTGAACATCACGGTCGTTACGACCGATTTTGAAGCAATGGGTATTACGGCGGCTTCGCTCCTGCTGGATCGTCAGCAAATTAAAGTCAAAAATCCATTTTATATGATCCGACGCGAATCGCTTTAA